A section of the Maniola jurtina chromosome 28, ilManJurt1.1, whole genome shotgun sequence genome encodes:
- the LOC123879401 gene encoding zinc finger protein 271-like, with translation MRCCVSFCKTTSDDVSPSARKGISFHGFPNDVRLRAAWLRALGKQDSHLPDSAVVCSKHFLTDDIYETEIGLKHIVTGAIPSTVQVCTICLDTDSKMFLMSKLKLEEAYEKLTGHRLCDQGNLKQMVCVQCAQRLKNFRRFRDKSLRARALMMDLVDQHELITRRHLKMINRTRHQLKNNFVMTMLGPDPCDLYILEDPSEDKQTESEATEHRVEVKEEEENYDCMSVDEDMEVSNEDETFVITDNVNDEFVASHEGYLSDDSIKLELKLLDEAILEALGRNRAVAEQVTETLEPIKCESAPFECTLCPEEFVCELAYMQHMSMHIQSSDGDRGMSRVCKPHTAVSSSSSHSSLLTENRQAVQKLNDGPLRSTDSALTSDALLSAGIATSIENQAQLEDAGTVQKSKQVLKPSNSELTKKQFHNQCADTSSKTNINKLTNCVVKLYDVFKTHNKDVLIRDKMLVTNQTTAKDFNCQLVSQNEDMRDAIEDIAPFTNKVEVNKLNVSKTLQSETECSKSDNCKNNLLSEKKSFTCDLCGSMFKRKDNLVTHLKIHTDIMPFTCKLCQYKANRKSNVNRHMRTHTGEKPFSCELCKYKFSRKGNLVSHMRSHTGEKSFSCELCEYKTGSKHYLAIHMRTHTGKKPYSCKFCKFKSSRNSDLVTHMRTHTGEKPFSCKFCKYKSSRNGDLVTHMRTHTGEKPYSCKFCKYKSSQKSHLVNHMRTHTGEKPFSCELCEYKAAHKRSLVIHMRAHQRKTLFL, from the exons ATGCGGTGTTGCGTGTCTTTCTGCAAAACTACTTCCGACGATGTGTCTCCGTCAGCGAGGAAGGGCATTAGTTTTCACGG TTTTCCCAATGATGTTCGTCTTCGTgctgcttggctcagagccctcggTAAACAAGACAGTCACCTACCAGACTCAGCCGTGGTCTGCTCCAAGCATTTCCTAACTGATGACATTTATGAAACGGAAATTGGTTTAAAGCACATTGTTACTGGTGCTATTCCTTCAACAGTGCAG GTTTGCACGATATGCCTAGACACTGACAGCAAGATGTTTCTGATGAGTAAACTCAAACTAGAAGAAGCATATGAAAAGTTAACGGGACATCGG TTGTGTGATCAAGGAAACCTAAAACAAATGGTTTGTGTACAATGTGCTCAAAGATTGAAAAACTTTCGGCGATTtagagacaagagcttgagagcccGCGCGCTGATGATGGACTTAGTTGATCAACATGAATTA ATTACTAGACGTCATCTAAAAATGATAAATCGCACAAGACAtcaactaaaaaataattttgtgatgACAATGCTAGGACCTGATCCCTGTGACTTGTACATACTAGAAGACCCCTCagaagacaaacagacagaatcaGAGGCAACGGAACACAGAGTTGAAGTGAAAGAGGAAGAGGAAAATTATGACTGTATGTCGGTTGATGAAGATATGGAAGTGTCAAATGAAGATGAGACTTTTGTCATCACAGACAATGTCAATGACGAGTTTGTTGCGTCTCATGAAGGATACTTATCTGACGATAGCATAAAGTTGGAATTAAAACTTCTGGATGAAGCTATTCTCGAAGCTCTCGGGAGAAACCGAGCTGTTGCAGAACAAGTGACTGAAACACTGGAGCCGATAAAGTGTGAAAGTGCTCCCTTCGAATGTACTCTTTGTCCTGAGGAGTTTGTCTGTGAACTTGCTTATATGCAACATATGAGCATGCATATCCAG AGCAGTGATGGAGACCGTGGCATGTCCCGAGTATGCAAGCCTCATACAGCTGTGAGCTCCAGCTCCTCACACTCTTCACTCCTGACAGAGAACAG GCAGGCCGTTCAGAAGCTGAACGATGGCCCTCTTCGTTCCACAGACTCGGCTCTAACCTCGG ATGCTCTTTTATCCGCGGGCATTGCGACGAGTATCGAAAACCAAGCGCAATTAGAAGACGCCGGTACAGTCCAGAAAAGTAAACAAGTTTTGAAACCAAGCAATAGTGAATTGACAAAAAAACAATTCCACAACCAATGTGCGGATACCAGTAGTAAGacaaacattaataaattaacaaattGTGTAGTCAAATTATACGATGTCTTCAAAACACATAACAAGGATGTACTAATACGAGACAAAATGCTGGTGACAAACCAAACAACTGCTAAAGATTTCAACTGTCAGCTAGTTAGTCAGAACGAAGACATGAGAGATGCGATAGAAGATATTGCTCCTTTCACTAATAAAGTGGAAGTTAATAAGCTTAATGTTTCAAAAACTTTACAAAGTGAAACTGAATGTTCCAAAAGTGacaattgtaaaaataatttactgagTGAGAAAAAATCGTTTACTTGTGACTTATGTGGGAGTATGTTCAAAAGAAAAGATAACTTAGTTACACACCTTAAGATACACACTGACATTATGCCATTCACTTGCAAGTTATGTCAATATAAAGCTAATCGTAAAAGTAATGTCAACCGACACATgcgaactcacactggtgaaaaaccgtTTTCTTGTGAGTTGTGCAAATATAAATTTTCACGAAAAGGTAATTTAGTGAGCCACATGAGatctcacactggtgaaaaatctttttcttgtGAGTTATGCGAGTACAAAACGGGTAGTAAGCATTATTTAGCaattcacatgagaactcacactggtaaAAAACCCTATTCTTGCAAGTTTTGCAAATTTAAATCTTCAAGAAATAGTGATTTAGTTActcacatgagaacccacactggtgaaaaacccttTTCTTGCAAGTTTTGCAAATATAAATCTTCAAGAAATGGTGATTTAGTTActcacatgagaacccacactggtgaaaaaccatattcTTGCAAGTTTTGCAAATATAAATCTTCACAAAAGAGTCATTTAGTTAATCACATGAGAAcgcacactggtgaaaaacctttttctTGTGAGTTATGCGAGTATAAAGCTGCTCATAAACGAAGTTTAGTGATACACATGCGGGCTCACCAGCGAAAAACTCTTTTCTTGTGA